From a region of the Toxotes jaculatrix isolate fToxJac2 chromosome 7, fToxJac2.pri, whole genome shotgun sequence genome:
- the LOC121185041 gene encoding uncharacterized protein LOC121185041, with protein MIWANKMTLWVMTGLLAVTTVFFNVYIFLTSLFTYKQTKKWCPSEIIMVALSVASVAHQLVTYLWMTMDEVDSKCRIAQTLYTVMLLIIFSLKFTITWDTSFLTFYYSTKLVSTPNHCYTQIQTAILKHVTLAVFLIPLCGLGTCMPMLAVFRAHNDSEVYRDCGILLPDTHSGQIYEIIYLLLTDVLPGVIMVKCCISISVHLAIHLRHMKANTNGAHHPKLGSQMRVIKMALSLVAIFTLFLVVDLYVNYEIAVNHQNVIVLTFFFTSVYTTVTAMVLIYGKKTLWKALIHDFNVGLGEYPCLSCLKVPEQKAKPSTPAKVKK; from the coding sequence ATGATCTGGGCGAATAAAATGACGCTCTGGGTAATGACAGGTCTGTTGGCTGTCACAACTGTCTTCTTTAATGTTTATATCTTCTTGACGAGTCTATTCACCTATAAGCAGACAAAAAAGTGGTGTCCCAGTGAAATCATCATGGTGGCTCTGTCTGTAGCCAGCGTGGCTCACCAGCTGGTCACTTACTTATGGATGACCATGGATGAGGTGGACAGTAAGTGTCGCATCGCTCAGACGTTGTACACGGTCATGCTACTGATTATCTTCAGCCTCAAGTTCACCATCACGTGGGACACCAGCTTTCTCACCTTCTACTACAGCACCAAACTGGTGAGCACACCCAATCACTGCTACACACAGATCCAGACCGCCATCCTCAAGCATGTGACGTTAGCAGTTTTTCTCATCCCTCTGTGCGGCCTGGGCACCTGCATGCCGATGCTTGCGGTGTTTCGAGCTCATAATGACTCTGAAGTGTACAGAGACTGTGGCATTCTGTTGCCCGACACCCACTCTGGCCAGATTTATGAAATCATTTATCTTCTCCTCACTGATGTACTGCCAGGGGTGATCATGGTGAAATGCTGCATCTCCATTTCAGTCCACCTGGCCATCCATCTCCGCCACATGAAAGCCAACACCAACGGAGCCCACCACCCAAAACTGGGCTCTCAGATGAGGGTGATCAAGATGGCTTTATCTCTAGTGGCCATCTTCACTCTCTTCCTTGTGGTCGACCTGTACGTGAACTACGAAATAGCTGTGAACCACCAGAACGTCATTGTGCTCACATTCTTCTTCACGTCCGTCTACACGACTGTCACCGCCATGGTGCTGATCTATGGGAAAAAGACTCTCTGGAAAGCTCTGATACATGATTTCAATGTCGGCCTGGGTGAATATCCCTGTTTGTCTTGTCTGaaggttcctgaacaaaaagCTAAACCCAGCACTCctgcaaaagtaaaaaagtgA
- the vsig8b gene encoding V-set and immunoglobulin domain-containing protein 8b — MEAVFTNVRLRVAVFFLLTSLLKTDVTEAMQITSSGPQTIQKPQGSTVTLGCTYTPGTEDTGELDIEWSNVSPDMTQKDTLILSYAGGQTHHYGDSGLSKRLSFIGNPMQGDASISVSDVRLSDTGTYQCKVKKAPGVDMRKVTLVVMVPPSVPKCWVEGSEEKGGTVSLRCKSSQGSTPLSYVWTRESGGAMPSTATQNPQSGELLISNHTDSNTGSYVCEAKNAVGKAQCKYELHAYNPTNKVGVIVGAVIGALLLFLLLLLLIWLLICCCHKRRYQKEVANEIREDAPAPESRPSSRNSSLRSVMGYRTHPGVNYSSVRSHLPSIRESGHGVIYTGGSSGTSLPTTAGDKPAPLQYDHQYGYPV; from the exons ATGGAGGCTGTATTCACAAATGTGAGGCTAAGGGTggctgtgttttttctgttaacaAGTCTGCTGAAGACAG ATGTGACAGAGGCGATGCAGATAACATCCTCGGGGCCACAAACCATTCAAAAACCCCAGGGGTCCACAGTCACCCTGGGATGCACCTACACCCCCGGCACCGAAGACACAGGGGAGTTGGACATTGAGTGGTCCAACGTCAGTCCAGACatgacacagaaagacacactg ATCTTATCATATGCAGGGGGCCAGACACACCACTACGGCGACTCCGGCCTCTCCAAAAGGCTCAGCTTCATAGGAAACCCCATGCAGGGAGACGCTTCCATCTCTGTCTCAGATGTGAGGCTCTCAGACACAGGCACCTACCAGTGTAAAGTCAAGAAGGCGCCAGGTGTCGACATGAGAAAAGTCACTCTGGTGGTGATGG TTCCCCCATCGGTGCCGAAGTGTTGGGTTGAAGGCAGCGAAGAGAAAGGTGGCACGGTCTCCCTCCGCTGCAAATCCTCTCAGGGATCCACTCCTCTCAGTTATGTGTGGACGAGAGAGAGCGGAGGTGCAATGCCATCCACTGCAACCCAAA ACCCACAGTCTGGGGAGCTCTTGATAAGTAACCATACAGACAGCAACACTGGAAGTTATGTGTGTGAGGCGAAAAATGCTGTTGGCAAAGCACAGTGTAAATATGAACTTCATGCATACAACC CAACCAATAAGGTGGGTGTCATAGTTGGGGCGGTGATAGGTGCTCTCttgctgttcctcctcctcctgcttctcatCTGGCTTCTAATCTGCTGCTGCCATAAGCGTCGCTATCAGAAAGAGGTCGCAAATGAAATAAG GGAGGACGCCCCGGCCCCAGAAAGCCGACCCTCCAGCAGAAACTCCAGCCTCCGCTCAGTGATGGGGTACCGCACCCACCCTGGGGTGAACTACAGCTCTGTGAGGAGCCACCTGCCAAGTATCAGGGAATCTGGCCACGGTGTCATCTACACAGGCGGGAGCAGCGGGACATCACTGCCAACCACTGCAGGGGACAAACCTGCTCCCCTCCAATACGACCACCAATACGGATACCCTGTGTAA